In a single window of the Nocardiopsis composta genome:
- a CDS encoding alpha/beta fold hydrolase — translation MHHDTAPAATGSLPLPDGRTLAYAEYGDPDGAPVLFVPGAASGRRMSFGGPLPHRRRIRLISIDRPGLGASTPDPEKTLRSVGADLTRLAHALTGGPAPTVANSQGAPFALAAALHGAATRLVLASPADEAAHPALRPLLPAHFQNLLDTVATDPEQAARTFAEYTADGLFDMVLGSHPPCDAPVYTDPGFRRMFRAALEEGIAGGPPGYPADTVLAMSPWNLDLDRIAVPVSIHYGAHDRAHSPDHCRTLASRIPAARLHTDPHAGGSLLWARPGRILDDALHPGG, via the coding sequence GTGCACCACGACACCGCCCCGGCCGCGACCGGCTCCCTGCCGCTGCCCGACGGCCGCACCCTTGCCTACGCCGAATACGGCGACCCCGACGGCGCCCCCGTGCTGTTCGTGCCCGGCGCCGCCAGCGGGCGGCGGATGAGCTTCGGCGGGCCCCTGCCGCACCGCCGCCGCATCCGGCTCATCTCCATCGACCGGCCCGGCCTGGGCGCCTCCACCCCCGACCCGGAAAAGACCCTGCGCAGCGTCGGCGCCGACCTCACCCGCCTGGCCCACGCCCTCACCGGCGGGCCGGCCCCCACCGTCGCCAACTCCCAAGGCGCCCCCTTCGCCCTGGCCGCCGCCCTGCACGGCGCCGCCACCCGCCTCGTCCTGGCCTCACCCGCCGACGAGGCCGCCCACCCCGCCCTGCGCCCCCTGCTGCCCGCCCACTTCCAGAACCTGCTGGACACGGTGGCCACCGACCCCGAACAGGCCGCCCGCACCTTCGCCGAATACACCGCCGACGGCCTCTTCGACATGGTCCTGGGCTCCCACCCGCCCTGCGACGCCCCCGTCTACACCGACCCCGGCTTCCGGCGGATGTTCCGCGCCGCCCTCGAGGAGGGCATCGCAGGCGGCCCGCCCGGCTACCCCGCCGACACCGTGCTGGCCATGTCCCCCTGGAACCTCGACCTGGATCGCATCGCCGTCCCCGTCTCCATCCACTACGGCGCCCACGACCGCGCCCACTCGCCCGACCACTGCCGCACCCTGGCCTCGCGCATCCCCGCCGCCCGCCTGCACACCGACCCCCACGCCGGCGGCTCCCTGCTGTGGGCCCGCCCCGGGCGGATCCTCGACGACGCCCTGCACCCCGGCGGCTGA
- a CDS encoding GNAT family N-acetyltransferase gives MNTIPADAFRDQPVLTGDLVRLEPLGPAHADALADHLTRLHPDVRRLTGTHTRFTRQAAHHWATSRPQHHDRADWAICDPRTGRLIGDCALMDLSAPDARATYRIAIYDTTRLGRGIGTQTTRLVCDHAFDTVGLHRIDLQVYDFNLRARRTYTACGFTEEGRLRDYLYWDGRHHDAILMAALSTTRP, from the coding sequence ATGAACACGATCCCCGCCGACGCCTTCCGCGACCAGCCCGTCCTCACCGGCGACCTCGTCCGCCTCGAACCGCTCGGCCCCGCCCACGCCGACGCCCTCGCCGACCACCTCACCCGCCTCCACCCCGACGTCCGCCGCCTCACCGGAACCCACACCCGCTTCACCCGCCAGGCCGCCCACCACTGGGCCACCTCCCGGCCCCAGCACCACGACCGCGCCGACTGGGCCATCTGCGACCCCCGCACCGGCCGCCTCATCGGCGACTGCGCCCTGATGGACCTCTCCGCCCCCGACGCCCGCGCCACCTACCGCATCGCCATCTACGACACCACCCGCCTGGGCCGCGGCATCGGCACTCAGACCACCCGCCTCGTCTGCGACCACGCCTTCGACACCGTCGGCCTGCACCGCATCGACCTGCAGGTCTACGACTTCAACCTCCGCGCCCGCCGCACCTACACCGCCTGCGGCTTCACCGAGGAAGGCCGCCTGCGCGACTACCTGTACTGGGACGGCCGCCACCACGACGCCATCCTCATGGCCGCCCTGTCCACCACCCGCCCCTGA
- a CDS encoding ankyrin repeat domain-containing protein, producing MSDTEPPPGDPADDPGVIDLATKIFSFARRGDTASLGAYLAAGVPVDLANDKGDTLVMLAAYHGHADTVEALCTRGADPDRPNDRGQTPLAGAVFKGEDAVVEALIRHGADPHAGTPSATDAARIFQKEHYLRLFETRTPNGPFWTATDTD from the coding sequence GTGAGCGACACGGAACCGCCCCCCGGCGACCCCGCCGACGACCCCGGCGTCATCGACCTGGCCACGAAGATCTTCAGCTTCGCCCGCCGCGGCGACACCGCCTCCCTGGGCGCCTACCTCGCCGCCGGCGTCCCGGTCGACCTCGCCAACGACAAGGGCGACACCCTCGTCATGCTCGCCGCCTACCACGGCCACGCCGACACCGTGGAAGCACTGTGCACCCGCGGCGCCGACCCCGACCGCCCCAACGACCGCGGCCAGACACCGCTGGCCGGCGCGGTCTTCAAAGGCGAGGACGCCGTCGTGGAAGCCCTCATCCGCCACGGCGCCGACCCCCACGCCGGCACCCCCTCGGCCACCGACGCCGCCCGCATCTTCCAAAAAGAGCACTACCTGCGCCTCTTCGAAACCAGAACCCCGAACGGCCCCTTCTGGACGGCCACCGACACCGACTGA
- a CDS encoding tyrosine-type recombinase/integrase, giving the protein MGETTHETTGTPEDPGTHPEAETGALAVPAEVKTRLTQVTTSVLIDTRALAGVRARFDDEQAHALARYLSAAQSPNTLRAYRSDWTAFSAWCAAENRTSLPADPVDVAVYLAAAADTVRDDDPDRWALSPSTLERKAAAIAAVHAAHGLASPTRTDVVRTTLRGIRRSRRTAPRRKRPVLLHTLTTLLEQRPEAGHPTGAARARDTLLLLCGFAGALRRSELAALTFDDTALDTDPRTGDPMLLLRLNATKTDQEARHAQQVALPRGTRRPTCPVCAYADWADLLTAHRDGGPPALRTALEDTPPPTDPRAPHRCHTAAPTGLADGTARPLFPPIDRHGRIAARPMSGRAVAELVKRYARRAGLDPDAFGGHSLRAGFATQAALAGAADREIMRQGRWTNPRTVHAYIRTANPLEDNAVTRLGL; this is encoded by the coding sequence GTGGGCGAAACGACGCACGAGACCACCGGCACCCCCGAGGACCCCGGCACGCACCCCGAGGCCGAGACCGGCGCCTTGGCCGTGCCCGCAGAGGTCAAGACCCGCCTCACCCAGGTCACCACCAGCGTCCTCATCGACACCCGCGCCCTGGCCGGCGTCCGCGCCCGCTTCGACGACGAGCAGGCCCACGCCCTGGCCCGCTACCTGTCGGCCGCCCAATCGCCCAACACCCTGCGCGCCTACCGCTCCGACTGGACCGCCTTCTCCGCCTGGTGCGCCGCCGAGAACCGCACCAGCCTGCCCGCCGACCCCGTCGACGTCGCCGTCTACCTCGCCGCGGCCGCCGACACCGTCCGCGACGACGACCCCGACCGCTGGGCCCTGTCACCCTCCACCCTGGAACGCAAGGCCGCCGCCATCGCCGCCGTGCACGCCGCCCACGGCCTTGCCTCGCCCACCCGCACCGACGTCGTCCGCACCACCCTGCGCGGCATCCGCCGCAGCCGCCGCACCGCCCCCCGCCGCAAACGCCCCGTCCTGCTGCACACCCTGACCACCCTGCTGGAGCAGCGCCCCGAGGCCGGCCACCCCACCGGCGCCGCCCGCGCCCGCGACACCCTGCTCCTGCTGTGCGGATTCGCCGGCGCCCTGCGCCGCAGCGAACTGGCCGCCCTCACCTTCGACGACACCGCCCTGGACACCGACCCCCGCACCGGCGACCCGATGCTCCTCCTGCGCCTCAACGCCACCAAGACCGACCAGGAGGCCCGCCACGCCCAGCAGGTCGCCCTGCCCCGCGGCACCCGCCGCCCCACCTGCCCGGTGTGCGCCTACGCCGACTGGGCCGACCTGCTCACCGCCCACCGCGACGGCGGCCCGCCCGCCCTGCGCACCGCCCTGGAGGACACCCCGCCCCCCACCGACCCCCGCGCACCCCACCGCTGCCACACCGCCGCCCCCACCGGCCTGGCCGACGGCACCGCCCGCCCGCTCTTCCCGCCCATCGACCGGCACGGCCGCATCGCCGCCCGCCCCATGTCCGGGCGGGCCGTCGCCGAACTCGTCAAACGCTACGCGCGCCGCGCCGGCCTGGACCCCGACGCCTTCGGCGGCCACTCGCTGCGCGCCGGCTTCGCCACCCAGGCCGCCCTCGCCGGCGCAGCCGACCGCGAGATCATGCGCCAGGGCCGCTGGACCAACCCGCGCACCGTCCACGCCTACATCCGCACCGCGAACCCCCTGGAAGACAACGCCGTGACCCGGCTCGGCCTGTAA
- a CDS encoding TM0106 family RecB-like putative nuclease: MFRNEAGWVISPTDLVDAMECDHRSALKTALAAKLPGAPAPADIDPLVAQHGHEHERAELDRLRALFGEDGVAAIDDPHPTHTDMLRAAQATTRAMADGTPVIYQGVFYHRLADGIAFHGRADFLISTAVDPATGRPVPGADPRRYEPHDTKLARRPGPSAVLQLAAYARALTDTGAPAPEHMHLITGDGTTHTHRAAEFTPLLHTLTRRLTTRLTTPQGRPLDTGDLHLPAPLWGEPRPACDGCGYAALCTEGRTAARHLSLVAGIRTDQARKLADAGLTTIDALAAAGDDDRPATLPRHSYDRLRSQAALQVRQDATRTDADPQGSVIAEVHSPDGLASLPAPSPGDVFFDMEGYPYHGGSGERGLEYLFGAVAADEAGAERFHAFWAHDRTQEKQAFEAFIDFATERIDRDPGAHIYHYASYEADRLKLLAAEFGTRETEVDDLLRHRRLVDLYTVVKKSLRVSQRSYSIKYLEPLYLDAGRTGGVTTAASSIDAYAEHLAAAAEGDRLRAAKILDEIADYNRDDCDSTARLRDWLEELRADHGITARPAHQGETAPEDADERAAERRRAREEAEARLRALTGPLLDGIAPDPADRTPAQAARALLASLAGYYRREENPSWWDFFRRLSAPLEELETDNDCLVPVRVRTGDWQEPTGRQRKARREVELRADPARPHPFTTGDKIRLLYPGPPGQPSDAVDAEVTTATADTLTLTETSDPADTYARAPAAALPGAPVRSTPKDAALWSLTESALPDLPSLPTGPGLDLLRRARPRLAGGAPLPDPADHPGADGAPDTVAAAIRAVHLLDGSYLAVQGPPGAGKTYLAARLICDLAERGHTIGVCSTSHKAVENVLRAALAAARRNGTDLPCAKRPSGRKADPDAPWEQPSSVKALAAWRTSTGAGHLVGGTAWNFANEALAADPFDVLIIDEAGQFSLADTLATSTAARNLVLLGDPQQLPQVVQGSHGEGAAASALEHLVGDAEIIDPALGYFLDRTRRMHPAVCAPVSELSYRGMLHAHPSAAQRRIDGVPAGLYARPVAHQGRTTHSPEEVEQVVAIAAHLIGRTVTEPGATASRELTAEDVLVVAPYNMQVRALRRALSQAGLDGVRVGTVDRFQGQEAPAVICSMTASSSADLTRGLDFVLSRNRLNVALSRAQLVAALVYSPDLLAATPRSIGDLRVLAGFAGLCDRAEPWPPTA; this comes from the coding sequence GTGTTCCGCAACGAGGCGGGCTGGGTCATCTCACCCACCGACCTGGTCGACGCCATGGAGTGCGACCACCGCAGCGCCCTGAAGACCGCGCTGGCCGCGAAACTGCCCGGCGCCCCCGCCCCCGCCGACATCGACCCCCTCGTCGCCCAGCACGGCCACGAACACGAACGCGCCGAACTGGACCGGCTGCGCGCCCTCTTCGGCGAGGACGGCGTCGCCGCCATCGACGACCCGCACCCCACCCACACCGACATGCTCCGCGCCGCCCAGGCCACCACCCGGGCCATGGCCGACGGCACCCCCGTCATCTACCAGGGCGTCTTCTACCACCGCCTGGCCGACGGCATCGCCTTCCACGGCCGCGCCGACTTCCTGATCAGCACCGCCGTCGACCCCGCCACCGGCCGCCCCGTCCCCGGCGCCGACCCCCGCCGCTACGAACCCCACGACACCAAACTCGCCCGCCGCCCCGGCCCCTCCGCCGTCCTGCAGCTGGCCGCCTACGCCCGCGCCCTCACCGACACCGGCGCACCCGCCCCCGAGCACATGCACCTGATCACCGGCGACGGCACCACCCACACCCACCGCGCCGCCGAATTCACCCCCCTGCTGCACACCCTCACCCGGCGCCTCACCACCCGCCTCACCACCCCCCAGGGCCGCCCCCTCGACACCGGCGACCTGCACCTGCCCGCCCCGCTGTGGGGCGAACCCCGCCCCGCCTGCGACGGCTGCGGCTACGCCGCCCTGTGCACCGAAGGCCGCACCGCCGCCCGCCACCTCTCCCTGGTCGCCGGCATCCGCACCGACCAGGCCCGCAAACTCGCCGACGCCGGCCTGACCACCATCGACGCCCTGGCCGCCGCCGGCGACGACGACCGCCCCGCCACCCTGCCCCGCCACTCCTACGACCGGCTGCGCTCCCAGGCCGCACTCCAGGTCCGCCAGGACGCCACCCGCACCGACGCCGACCCCCAGGGCTCGGTCATCGCAGAAGTCCACTCACCCGACGGCCTGGCCTCCCTGCCCGCCCCCAGCCCCGGCGACGTCTTCTTCGACATGGAGGGCTACCCCTACCACGGCGGCTCCGGCGAACGCGGCCTGGAATACCTCTTCGGCGCCGTCGCCGCCGACGAGGCCGGCGCCGAACGCTTCCACGCCTTCTGGGCCCACGACCGCACCCAGGAGAAGCAGGCCTTCGAAGCCTTCATCGACTTCGCCACCGAACGCATCGACCGCGACCCCGGCGCGCACATCTACCACTACGCCTCCTACGAGGCCGACCGGCTCAAACTCCTGGCCGCCGAATTCGGCACCCGCGAAACCGAAGTCGACGACCTGCTGCGCCACCGCCGCCTCGTCGACCTGTACACCGTGGTCAAAAAGAGCCTGCGGGTCTCCCAGCGCTCCTACTCCATCAAATACCTCGAACCCCTCTACCTGGACGCCGGCCGCACCGGCGGCGTCACCACCGCCGCCTCCAGCATCGACGCCTACGCCGAACACCTCGCCGCCGCCGCCGAAGGCGACCGGCTGCGCGCCGCCAAGATCCTCGACGAGATCGCCGACTACAACCGCGACGACTGCGACTCCACCGCCCGCCTGCGCGACTGGCTCGAAGAACTGCGCGCCGACCACGGCATCACCGCCCGCCCCGCCCACCAGGGCGAAACCGCCCCCGAAGACGCCGACGAACGCGCCGCCGAACGCCGCCGGGCCCGCGAAGAGGCCGAAGCCCGGCTGCGCGCCCTCACCGGCCCCCTCCTGGACGGGATCGCCCCCGACCCCGCCGACCGCACCCCCGCCCAGGCCGCCCGCGCCCTGCTGGCCTCCCTCGCCGGCTACTACCGCCGCGAGGAGAACCCCTCCTGGTGGGACTTCTTCCGCCGCCTGTCGGCCCCCCTGGAAGAACTCGAAACCGACAACGACTGCCTGGTGCCCGTGCGGGTGCGCACCGGCGACTGGCAGGAACCCACCGGCCGCCAGCGCAAAGCCCGCCGCGAAGTGGAACTGCGCGCCGACCCCGCCCGCCCCCACCCCTTCACCACCGGCGACAAGATCCGCCTGCTCTACCCCGGCCCGCCCGGCCAGCCCTCCGACGCCGTCGACGCCGAGGTCACCACCGCCACCGCCGACACCCTCACCCTCACCGAGACCAGCGACCCCGCCGACACCTACGCCCGCGCCCCCGCCGCCGCCCTGCCCGGCGCCCCGGTGCGCTCCACCCCCAAAGACGCCGCCCTGTGGTCGCTGACCGAATCCGCCCTGCCCGACCTGCCGTCCCTGCCCACCGGCCCCGGCCTGGACCTGCTGCGCCGCGCCCGCCCCCGCCTGGCCGGCGGCGCACCCCTGCCCGACCCCGCCGACCACCCCGGCGCGGACGGCGCCCCCGACACCGTCGCCGCCGCCATCCGCGCCGTCCACCTGCTCGACGGCTCCTACCTCGCCGTCCAGGGCCCGCCCGGCGCCGGCAAGACCTACCTCGCCGCCCGCCTCATCTGCGACCTCGCCGAACGCGGCCACACCATCGGGGTCTGCTCCACCAGCCACAAGGCCGTGGAGAACGTGCTGCGCGCCGCCCTGGCCGCCGCCCGCCGCAACGGCACCGACCTGCCCTGCGCCAAACGCCCCTCGGGCCGCAAAGCCGACCCCGACGCCCCCTGGGAGCAGCCCTCCAGCGTCAAGGCCCTGGCCGCCTGGCGCACCAGCACCGGCGCCGGCCACCTCGTCGGCGGCACCGCCTGGAACTTCGCCAACGAGGCCCTGGCCGCCGACCCCTTCGACGTCCTCATCATCGACGAAGCCGGCCAGTTCTCCCTGGCCGACACCCTCGCCACCTCCACCGCCGCCCGCAACCTCGTCCTGCTCGGCGACCCCCAGCAGCTGCCCCAGGTCGTCCAGGGCTCCCACGGCGAAGGCGCCGCAGCCTCCGCCCTGGAACACCTCGTCGGCGACGCCGAGATCATCGACCCCGCCCTGGGCTACTTCCTGGACCGCACCCGCCGCATGCACCCCGCCGTGTGCGCCCCCGTCTCCGAGCTGTCCTACCGCGGCATGCTGCACGCCCACCCCTCCGCCGCCCAGCGCCGCATCGACGGCGTCCCCGCCGGCCTGTACGCCCGCCCCGTCGCCCACCAGGGCCGCACCACCCACAGCCCCGAAGAGGTCGAACAGGTCGTCGCGATCGCCGCCCACCTCATCGGCCGCACCGTCACCGAACCCGGCGCCACCGCCTCCCGCGAGCTCACCGCCGAAGACGTCCTGGTCGTGGCCCCCTACAACATGCAGGTGCGCGCCCTGCGCCGCGCCCTGTCCCAGGCCGGCCTGGACGGGGTGCGGGTGGGCACCGTCGACCGCTTCCAGGGCCAGGAGGCCCCCGCCGTCATCTGCTCGATGACCGCCTCCTCCTCGGCCGACCTCACCCGCGGGCTGGACTTCGTGCTCTCCCGCAACCGGCTCAACGTCGCCCTGTCCCGCGCCCAGCTCGTCGCCGCCCTCGTCTACTCCCCGGACCTGCTCGCCGCCACCCCCCGCAGCATCGGCGACCTGCGCGTCCTCGCCGGCTTCGCCGGCCTGTGCGACCGCGCCGAACCGTGGCCCCCGACCGCCTGA
- a CDS encoding NUDIX hydrolase produces MPVRTRPKAAFYEGLPRVRGAVTALLREEGSGRVLVWGWCRGCAVWWRWTGFRRASSPTGARRWCTCSRGPSPPAEAAGLRPDGVELSAARSASPGELEGLLPALLARRIGQAVRADDAGSVAYLEDGRPVDWER; encoded by the coding sequence GTGCCGGTGAGGACCCGGCCGAAGGCGGCGTTCTACGAAGGGCTGCCGCGGGTGCGGGGTGCGGTCACGGCGCTGCTGCGCGAGGAGGGCTCGGGCCGGGTGCTGGTCTGGGGCTGGTGCCGCGGCTGCGCGGTCTGGTGGCGGTGGACCGGGTTCCGGCGGGCGTCTTCCCCAACGGGCGCCCGGCGCTGGTGCACGTGTTCGCGGGGTCCCTCTCCCCCCGCCGAGGCGGCGGGGCTGCGCCCGGACGGTGTGGAGCTGTCGGCGGCCCGGTCGGCCTCCCCAGGCGAGCTGGAGGGGCTGCTGCCCGCGCTCCTGGCCCGCCGGATCGGCCAGGCGGTGCGCGCCGATGACGCCGGGTCGGTGGCCTATCTGGAGGACGGGCGGCCGGTGGACTGGGAGCGGTGA
- a CDS encoding GNAT family N-acetyltransferase yields MDRLWTGRTTRLRGVEPGDWRLFQEMDTDTALQRGLDAAHPPRSEEGYRAWTAEQAAADPDGDTFRLVIEPLDGRPVGAVSVDRADPRTGLFQHGIAVTAAHRRSGHATQALRLLLGYMFGERRHHKCEAHILAGNTASLALHLRLGFTREGLLRDREFFAGRHHDTAVLGLTAPEFHAAG; encoded by the coding sequence ATGGACCGGCTATGGACAGGGCGCACCACCCGGCTGCGCGGCGTGGAACCCGGCGACTGGCGCCTGTTCCAGGAGATGGACACCGACACCGCCCTGCAGCGCGGCCTCGACGCCGCCCACCCGCCCCGCTCCGAAGAGGGCTACCGGGCCTGGACCGCCGAACAGGCCGCCGCCGACCCCGACGGAGACACCTTCCGCCTGGTCATCGAGCCCCTGGACGGCCGCCCCGTCGGCGCCGTCTCCGTCGACCGCGCCGACCCCCGCACCGGCCTGTTCCAGCACGGCATCGCCGTCACCGCCGCCCACCGCCGCAGCGGCCACGCCACCCAGGCCCTGCGCCTGCTGCTGGGCTACATGTTCGGCGAGCGCCGCCACCACAAGTGCGAAGCCCACATCCTCGCCGGCAACACCGCCTCCCTCGCCCTGCACCTGCGCCTCGGCTTCACCCGGGAAGGCCTGCTGCGCGACCGCGAATTCTTCGCCGGCCGCCACCACGACACCGCGGTCCTGGGGCTCACCGCCCCCGAATTCCACGCCGCCGGCTGA
- a CDS encoding amino acid permease: protein MAMIAIGGSVGAGLFIGSGAVINAAGPAAVVSYAVAGALVLLTLRALGEMVVARPASGSFSDYARLALGPRAGFSIGWLYWWMYAVLVAAEAVAGAAMLAQWTGLDGWLLSLVLLVVMTAANLVSVRVFGETESLFSLVKVATIVAFLVLGGLYALGLWPGGAGVTLSNLWEHGGFAPNGWAAVLAAVVVVLFSFGGVEIVTIAAGESDEPEQGVARATTNVLWRIGLFYIASILVVVAVVPWNTAELLKSPFVSVMETVGVPAAPLIMEVVVFIAVLSVLNAAMYTSSRMLHVLTRQGDAPRALSKVNRRGVPSRAILLGTAVGYASVVGNYLWPDTVFAFLVASIGAILLVLFLTIVASQLVLGRRLRREEPEALRFKMWGFPYLSWATLAGLGAVLVAMAVLPDQRPPLLATLGAVAVVLVAFELRRRLGRTPVSSRPLYTRADGGEEAQE, encoded by the coding sequence ATGGCGATGATCGCGATCGGCGGTTCGGTGGGTGCCGGGCTGTTCATCGGGTCGGGGGCGGTGATCAACGCGGCGGGCCCGGCGGCGGTGGTGTCGTATGCGGTGGCCGGTGCGCTGGTGCTGCTGACGCTGCGCGCGCTGGGCGAGATGGTGGTGGCGCGTCCGGCGTCGGGTTCGTTCTCCGACTATGCGCGGCTGGCTCTGGGGCCGCGCGCCGGTTTTTCCATCGGGTGGCTGTACTGGTGGATGTATGCGGTGCTGGTGGCGGCCGAGGCGGTGGCCGGCGCGGCGATGCTGGCGCAGTGGACGGGCCTGGACGGGTGGCTGCTGTCGCTGGTGCTGCTGGTGGTGATGACCGCGGCGAACCTGGTGTCGGTGCGGGTGTTCGGTGAGACCGAGTCGCTGTTCTCGCTGGTGAAGGTCGCCACGATCGTGGCGTTTCTGGTGCTGGGCGGGTTGTACGCGCTGGGGTTGTGGCCGGGCGGTGCGGGGGTGACGCTGTCCAACCTGTGGGAGCACGGCGGGTTCGCGCCGAACGGGTGGGCGGCGGTGCTGGCCGCGGTCGTGGTGGTGCTGTTCTCTTTCGGCGGTGTGGAGATCGTGACGATCGCCGCGGGTGAGAGCGATGAGCCGGAGCAGGGGGTGGCCCGGGCCACGACCAACGTTTTGTGGCGGATCGGGTTGTTCTACATCGCTTCGATCCTGGTGGTGGTGGCGGTGGTTCCGTGGAACACCGCCGAGCTGCTGAAGAGCCCGTTCGTTTCGGTGATGGAGACGGTGGGGGTTCCGGCGGCGCCGCTGATCATGGAGGTGGTGGTGTTCATCGCGGTGCTGAGCGTGCTGAACGCGGCGATGTACACCTCTTCGCGGATGCTGCACGTGCTGACCCGGCAGGGGGATGCGCCGCGGGCGCTGTCGAAGGTGAACCGGCGGGGGGTTCCTTCGCGGGCGATCCTGCTGGGCACGGCGGTGGGGTATGCCTCGGTGGTGGGGAACTACCTGTGGCCGGACACGGTGTTCGCGTTCCTGGTGGCCTCGATCGGGGCGATCCTGCTGGTGCTGTTCTTGACGATCGTGGCCTCCCAGCTGGTGCTGGGGCGGCGGTTGCGGCGGGAGGAGCCCGAGGCGCTGCGGTTCAAGATGTGGGGGTTCCCCTACCTGTCGTGGGCGACGCTGGCCGGGCTGGGGGCGGTGCTGGTGGCGATGGCGGTGCTGCCGGACCAGCGTCCGCCGCTGCTGGCGACGCTGGGCGCGGTCGCGGTGGTGCTGGTCGCCTTCGAGCTGCGGCGGCGGCTGGGGCGCACTCCGGTGAGTTCGCGGCCGCTGTACACGCGCGCCGACGGCGGTGAGGAGGCGCAGGAGTAG
- a CDS encoding helix-turn-helix domain-containing protein — MDLMTDVDVAARLGVGERWIAEAAKKGLIPHIRFGRTRRYREEHIAEIIAAHEVRPRFEPARFPPSGRIR; from the coding sequence ATGGATCTGATGACCGACGTCGATGTCGCCGCCCGGCTCGGGGTGGGAGAGCGGTGGATCGCCGAAGCCGCGAAGAAGGGTCTGATCCCGCATATCAGGTTCGGCCGCACCCGGCGCTACCGCGAGGAGCACATCGCGGAGATCATCGCCGCCCACGAGGTGCGGCCCCGCTTCGAGCCGGCGCGGTTCCCGCCGTCCGGCCGTATCCGCTGA
- a CDS encoding EamA family transporter, whose amino-acid sequence MSQAATRNRATGLGYALASALAFGGSGVAARPLLDAGVDPLHVTWLRVAGAALILLPLALRHRAALRTRPALLLAYGVFPMAGVQAFYFAAISRIPVGVALLIEFLGPVLVLAWIRVVRRQHIARSAAWGVLLAIIGLAFLVEVWAGIRLDPLGLALALGAAACQAGYFLLSDAASDDVDPMAVISYGALIATALLTPLAAPWNLPWHTLAGPVELAGAPMPALLPTVWLALVSTALAYATGVAAIRRLSPTIAGAVAYLEVVTAIVLAWLLLGEALTPAQTTGAIIVVAGAFIAQRAVPAAPQPPAAAPADPDPART is encoded by the coding sequence ATGAGCCAGGCCGCCACCCGCAACCGCGCCACCGGACTGGGCTACGCCCTGGCCTCCGCGCTGGCCTTCGGCGGATCCGGGGTCGCCGCCCGCCCCCTGCTCGACGCCGGCGTCGACCCGCTCCACGTCACCTGGCTGCGCGTGGCCGGCGCCGCCCTCATCCTGCTGCCGCTGGCCCTGCGCCACCGCGCCGCCCTGCGCACCCGCCCCGCCCTGCTGCTCGCCTACGGCGTGTTCCCCATGGCCGGCGTGCAGGCGTTCTACTTCGCCGCGATCTCCCGCATCCCCGTCGGCGTCGCCCTGCTCATCGAATTCCTCGGCCCCGTCCTCGTCCTGGCCTGGATCCGCGTCGTCCGCCGCCAGCACATCGCCCGCTCCGCCGCCTGGGGCGTGCTGCTCGCCATCATCGGCCTGGCCTTCCTCGTCGAGGTGTGGGCCGGCATCCGCCTGGACCCCCTCGGCCTGGCCCTGGCCCTGGGCGCCGCCGCCTGCCAGGCCGGCTACTTCCTGCTCTCCGACGCCGCCTCCGACGACGTCGACCCGATGGCCGTCATCTCCTACGGCGCCCTCATCGCCACCGCCCTGCTCACCCCGCTGGCCGCCCCCTGGAACCTGCCCTGGCACACCCTGGCCGGCCCCGTCGAGCTCGCCGGAGCACCCATGCCCGCGCTGCTGCCCACCGTGTGGCTGGCCCTGGTCTCCACCGCACTGGCCTACGCCACCGGCGTCGCCGCGATCCGCCGCCTGTCGCCCACCATCGCCGGCGCCGTGGCCTACCTGGAGGTCGTCACCGCCATCGTGCTGGCCTGGCTGCTGCTCGGCGAAGCCCTCACCCCCGCCCAGACCACCGGCGCGATCATCGTCGTCGCCGGCGCGTTCATCGCCCAGCGCGCCGTCCCCGCCGCACCCCAGCCCCCCGCCGCCGCCCCCGCAGACCCCGACCCGGCCCGCACCTGA